Genomic DNA from uncultured Acetobacterium sp.:
TTCGCAGCCAACCATGACATCATAGTCACCGGTTACACCATTTTCATAATCGCTGTAAAGACCGATACACTTATCATTTTCTCGGCCAGTCAGGGATGCTCCAATCCCATCGCCATAAAAACGCTGCCAGGTCGTCCCAATTTTTTCGACCATCTGGGGATCATTATTGCTGGTGCGTATTTTCAAACCTGCTATCTGCTTTTCTGTTAGTTGTACCACTTCATAATTCATTTGTATACCCCTTTTCTCTTATCTTTCGATTATTTATTTTTTCTATTTGATAAGATCAGTATACGCCTGTTAACCTGACACCCGATGTCATATTAAAGATATTTTTTTAAACTGTTCTCTAGTTTTTTCTTAATCGCCTCCCGCAGCCATTGGGGTTCTACTACCTCGATGGCATCCCCATAAGAAAGAATATAGCCTTCCACCCAGCCATCACCAGGCATGGGGCTTGCGACCATAAAGGAACCGTCCTGATCTTTAGTGATCGCCACCGGGTCAAATTCATCATAAACCCGATAAGCCATCGCTGCGTCAATTTTCAGAACCAGTCGGATTTCAGAAGCGCTTATTTCCGGTGTTTCAAAAACAGTGCCCGCGGGCAGGGTTCGGGCAAAGGAGTCTGCTGATAACCTGAGTTGTCTGATCCGACTGACCTTGAAAAAACGCAACGCCTCTTTGTCCAGACAAAATCCATAAACATACCAGGACTGCCCCTTAAACAACAGCTTAAGCGGTTCAATGCAGCGCCCGGTCTTTTGGCCGGAGGCACTGAAGTAATCAAAAGCAATTCGGTTTTTATTGAGAATCGCGCTTTTCAGATCGTTGAATTTTTCCCGCTCAGAGGCACCGCCGCCCCAATGGGAAAAGTCTACTTCAATCCAGTCGGCATCTTTTTTTTCAAAAAGGGTCGCTAGTTTTCTCAGCACCGGATCCAGCTCCGGTCCGTTTAACGCCTTCATTCCCTGGAGCGATGCTAGCAGATTAACCTGTTCCTGCTCGGAAAGCAGCGATTTTTTGATCACATAGTTATCCAGTAGCCGGATCCCCCCGCCCTTGCCTTTTTCGGCATAAACGGGAATCCCGGCAGCACACAGGGATTCCACATCACGGTAAATAGTCCGCTGGGACACTTCAAAATAGTCGGATAATTCCCGGGCGGTAATCTTTTTCTTTTCGATCAGAATATAGACCGTTTCCAGCAATCGATTGATCTGCACCTTTTATCCCCCTTTCTCAAAATCAATAAAAACCGCTGCCCAATAATCCCTCTCACCAGACAGCGGTTTTGTCAATTCATAATAATCTGCTTTAAATACTTAATAACCATATCGGCAAAACGATTGATGTCCTTGATATAGGCAAAGTCCTTGCCATAGATCAGTTTTTCAGCCATCAGATCCTGTTCTTTTCCGGTGAAAACCCCGAGAATCATAATCCCCTGCTGCCTGGCCGAACGCACTTCTCTGGCGGTATCGGCAATGGCTATCCGGCCCCGGTAGGCTTCGGTTAGATCATTGACCTGGCCTTTACCCACTTTGATATCGTTGGGACGGCCATCACTTAACACGATCAGAATTTTATTATCTTCCCGACGTTTCATTAAATCTTCGCAGGTGGCCTTGATCGCCAAGCCATCGCGGTTATTCCCGGAGCAGTAGTATTCAAAGATATTGTCATTGGCGGAAAGCGGTGACTCATAGTCCCGAAAGCGCTTGATCACTGTGTAATCAAGAAAACTGGAAAAGCCCAGCACTCGGTTGGGAATGCCCACCAAGGTCAGCGCATGAGCCAGAATATAGGCCTGGATGGCGACCTTAGACTGATTCCGTCGCTGGGACCCACTGGAATCAATGAGGATATCCACCACAAAGCTGCCCTTATTGTTATCGATGTTTTTGACAAACACCTTATTATTGCTGCTGCGACCAATCCGCCAGAGTTTGTTGGGGATCAGTTGTCCGGCATCCGACGGAATCGCGTCGACAATTTCTTCCTGAACCAGGGTTCGTGACATGCTTTCCTTTAATTTGTTGATGTTTCGTTTAAAGACCTTATAATTGGCCCGAAACACATCGATATTTTTAATCTGATGTCGCTGGACGTATTTTTGTTGGAATTCATTGTCGGATTCGCTGCGGATCACCCCATCGGTCATATGAATCCGGCAGCTGCCGTGTTCGCCCTGACAGACCCGGTTTTGCAATTTTTTGACCTGATTGATATCTAAAAACGAGTTGCCATAATAATAGGCGACTTTCTCGTAGATTTTTTCAATGTCTTCTTCCTGAACCCGCAAAATCCGATTGTCCGCGGCATTATTCACATTAGACAAATCCCCTTGGGATTCCCCCATCAGGGCTTCGGCAATTTCTTCAATGGAGGCTTCAATATCTTGATCTTCCGGGTCTTCGAACATTTCTTCCAGCATAAAGTCAGAAAAATCGCCCCGGATATGATTTTTATTGTTTCCGGACTCATAGTCTTCGCCGCTCTCTGCTTCCACAAACATTGGAAAGTATTTCACATAAATGTCTTCAATGCCTCTGAGCATATCAATGGTGTCTTCCCGCTTCTGCAGATCGACTAAATCCCGGGTGATGTTTCGGGTTTCGGTGTCCACCATCGGGGTCTTGCCAATTTTTTCCAGAATCATCGCATGACGGACCTTTTCCAGAACGTTATCGGTGTGGAGTTTGTAATAATTGCTGAGGATATCATCATAGGCTTTTTTGCGGATATCATAGATCCCGGGGCGCTCAGCGATGATTTTTTCTTCCACCACCACATCGCTGCCCATGGCAATCAAACTTAATAAAATATCTTTATTAAAACCGGCTCGATGGCGGCTGATGACGTATTTCTTAACTGAAGGCCAGTTAATGTATTTTCGTCGCCCTCCGGCGGTGACGGCGTGATAGAGGGCTACATTTTCGGAAATAAAGCTTTTCTCGCCGCTGTCCATGTTCTCGTCGTAGTCTCCGGAAACCGTCCACATCAGATTAGAGATACGATTGTCAAATTCATAGTCTTCATAAATCCATTTGGCATCCTTCACAGTGTTTTCCTCCTTCCTCTGGATTTTTGGGTTTTAGCGGCTGGTAAAAACATCAGATGCTTCCCAACCTTCTCTGATCCGGGTTTTGATGACATCCAAAACAATTTCTTTTTCAAACTGGTCAAAGGTTTTGCCGACAACGCCCATATCCACGGCCAGCATCGGTTTAAGTCCTCGGCGAATGGTTTTGAGACTGCCGATAATCCCCCGCAAATCCACCGACTTGGTCGAAATTTCCGAGTTCTTGGATTTTTCCTGAAGGTCTAAGAAGATCCCGGCAAATTGTGGCAGGATTTCTTCGTTAGCATCGGGGAAGTACTCTTTTAAAATAATCATCAAGGTTTCTTCTTCAATCTGAGGAATATCAATGGTCATAAAACGGGATACCAGAGCTTCGTTGAGCTCTTTAGTGCCAGCGTATTCATAGTTCATGGTACCAATAAAGCGGGTGGCTTCATGAAGCTTAATTTTTTCATAGCCTGGCACATCAATGACCTTCCGGTAATCAAGCGCCGAGTGAAGGACTACCAGGGCATCATTTTTAGCCATATTGATTTCATCAAAAACCCCGAACCCGCCGTTGATGGCGCATTCGTAAACGGAGCCCCGGCGCAGCCGCACCTCATTGTCAATAAAGGTGTCGGTGCCAATCAGGCTTGAACTATCGGTATTGACATGGAAGGAGGTATTCCACTGGGGTCGGTTGAACAGCTCACAGATATTATCAGCCAGGACATTTTTTCCGGTGGCCTTGGGTCCAGAGAGCAGAATGTTCTCCCCCTCTAAAATTGCGGTAATACACATGGACCAGATATCTTTGCCATAAAAAACAGTTTCAGTGCTGGGAACACGATCCTGGAGGTTTTCCCCCAATTTATAAAAATGTTTGAAATATTTTATATCATCAAGAAGTTTCTCGCTGATCCCTTGTTTTAGTAATTCCTGAGTTAATCTCATTTCGTTTTTTCCTTTCTGTCAATGCCTTGCATCGATTCTTCAGTGTTATTTAGAATGAATTTAATATACCATAAAACCCAGCGGAATGGTTAGAAAAAATGCAAAACGACAAAAATTTATCCCTTTTTAAGACTACTGGCTTAAATGACAAAATCCCTTAAAATATCAATCCCATCGCAAATTTGACAGAAAAATGCACCCAACATCTGAGATTAATAAAAATCAGACAAGAAAGGTGCATATGACATGAATAAGGGTAATCAACCTTATCGCAAATTAATCTGGCATCGCATTAAAATGAAAAAATACTACAAGCGAAATAGTAATAACGCGTATGATCAGTATTGCAACTGTTATACCCGTAGCGTAGTCTTCGTCATGAACCATACTACCTTAACAATCATTGGTACGACTGTCATTGACGGTAAAGCCATTAAAATAATCAAGGAATAAAGTATATCTTCAGGTAAATCGAACATATAGTGATGAATCAAATCATTCATCACTTTTTCCACAATCTCCTTTTCCGCATAGCACAATTTTCACTGTAAGCGTTCAATTCGCTCTTTGATGCGGATAATCTCATCAATCAGACCCTGACTGCAATCAAAAGGGGAGATGCCATGACGGTCTGCATCAATGACTTCCGAGTTGAAATGAATCAGACCCAACAGCTCCTCCTCGGCTATTTTTGAACGGACAAACGCTTCATCCTTCTCATCCCGAATTTTATTGGCAATCACGCCGACCCGCGGCACCCCTAAATCTTTAGCTAGTCGCTTGACATTGCGATACGTCTGGATGCTTCGGGCACCCGGCTCAATGACCACAATAAACTGATCCATTCCCTGGGTTGTTCCTCTGCCCAAATGCTCGAGACCAGCTTCCATATCCAAAATAGCTACCTCATCTCTGTATAAAATCAGGTTGCTGATCAGCTGTTTCAAAATGACATTCTCCGGGCAAATGCATCCGCCACCGGCTGTTTCAACCGTTCCCAAAACCAGCAATTTAACACCCTCGTGATCACGACTGTAAATTTCCGGAATATCATCAACCCGGGGATTGATTTTAAAAAACGTGTTCTGCTCGATTACTCCAGTCCGTTCAGCAATCATTTTTTTCATTGCGGTGATCGGAACAATGGCATCCGCTTCTGCTTCGGTAAATCCTAATGCCAATGCCAAATTTGCATCGGGATCAGCATCGGCCGCAATCACCCGTTTTCCTTCTTTTGCATACAAACGTGCCAGCGTTGCGGCAATCGTTGTTTTTCCCACTCCACCTTTACCGGTTACGGCTATTTTCATACTATTCTCCCCATTTTTCCATAATCGCAATCAGATCATTCTGGTAATCACCAAGAAATTCTTCAAGTTTACCAATACTTTTCACATTGCTTTCAACCCCACACTGATCATCCCTAAATTCCCAGACATGGTAGTTGACACCCAGGTATTCAAAATCAATACTTCCCAGTTCTTCGACATCGGTGAAATGATAGGGCCAGCCTTTTGATTCAATAAACTGTTTTATTTGATCAAGCGCCATGTTGTCCTCTGACAATTTCTGATAGACCTAAACCTTCACCAATCACATAATCACAGCTGGCACATTTTTCTATTCCGATCGTTTTTCCATCCCGGACAAATAATTCAATAAGATCACCGCATTCGGGGCAAGCAATTTCTTTTAAAGCAAAATTATTGCGGGCCTCATGGCATCCTGCTAAGATACTCATTTTTAACTCCTTTACAATTGCAGATTATCGGCAATTTGCTTTAGTGCAGCACGAACTGGTGAATCATCAGGTAATTTAATAATTGGTTTGCCATCACAGTCATACTGATAAACTTGCTGGTCTTGTGGAACAACACCCAAAAGTGGTAATTCCTGAATTTGAACCTCTTCCAGCGTCCCGGGATCAAGTTTTCCTTCTGGTGCCCGATTGATAATCAGACCAATTTTCGTTGGCTGAACCTTTAATTCGCTAATCAGCCTGGAAATTCTTCCGGCTGCCTGTACGCCCCGTCGAGAACAGTCACTCACCAGAATCATCGTATCTATTTTTGGCAATAATCCCCGGCTGATATGTTCCATCCCGGCTTCATTATCCACAACAATAACAGGGTAATTCGTCTGAAGTCGCTGAATCTGTGTTTGAACAATCCCATTGACGAAACAGTAACATCCTTGCCCCTGTGAACGTCCCATCACCATCAGATCATAATCTTTTTCTTCGGTAATTGCGTCGTTCATCCGCATTTCCATATAAGTGGCCTTGGTTATTCCTTCAGGAATCTCATAGCTTGGATCGACGCCAGCTCGCTCGATGATTTCTCGAAGTTCACCCATCGTTGGACCCGCCTCAATACCAAGTACCTCATTCAAATTTGAATTGGCATCAGCATCCACTGCTAACACCGGTACCTTTCCGGCATCACACAAATACTGAATCAGTAAACCACATAAAGTTGTTTTACCAACCCCACCTTTACCGGCTAATGCGATAATATGTCCCATTTTCTCTCCTCCTCAACTCAACACACTGTATTTTTATGAACATCATGTTGATTTTTCTTTCTGCATTCATTATAATAACGGGAGAGTAATTGTTCAATCATCAGTTTTTTCGATTTGTTTTGTTTATCAACAGATTGATAAATCTGTTGATTTCAGGAGGAAAGATGCGAAATCAAGAAGTAAAAAAGAACGATCGGCGAACCCGATACACACGAAAAGCTATTAAAGAGGCTTTTTTAGACGAACTGACAAAAAAAAAATTTGGCAAGATCAGCGTTACCGCGATCTGCCAAATCTGTGAAATTAATCGGGGAACTTTTTACCTCCATTATTATGATTTGGATGATGTGTTAGATGACGTATTAAACGATGCGTTAGCCGATACCTCCGATGTTCTTGATCAGGTCTTGTGTCCGGACAAAATGAACTGTACCTATCCCTTTTGCGAAAAAATGCAATCCAATCAGGAATTCCGGCCACTTTTTTTTGATGAGATCGCAGCCTCACGACTCATTGGTAAAATGTCGGATTTGGCCAAGGAAGATTTTGTGACCCGACTTATGCAAAGCAGTATTCTAACCTATGAACAGGCCGAAGCCATTTTTTATTTTCAGATCAATGGCTGTCTGACCATCAACCAAATGATGTTTAAAAACCATTGCACTGACTGGAAAAAAATTCAACAGACCATCGATGGCTTTCTTCGTGCTGGTATACAAGCTTTTCTTGATCCTGATCGGGCATGAATTGCTTCTGACGGTAATGCTTAATTCCGGGTAAATAAAAAAGCTCTGAACACCTTTAAAAAAGGGCGTTTCAGAGCTTTTTTTCTTATTTGGCAAAAGTTTCGGTATTCATCACCACGAGCTCACCCTCACCGGTTTAGTCTGATAAACCGGTTCCCCGGATTGCTTGCAACGTTCTAAAATCTCATTAAATAGGAAGATGAGCAGTAATGTTAGAAAGCTTTGACCCGTCCCGATTTAATAATAAT
This window encodes:
- a CDS encoding YafY family protein — translated: MQINRLLETVYILIEKKKITARELSDYFEVSQRTIYRDVESLCAAGIPVYAEKGKGGGIRLLDNYVIKKSLLSEQEQVNLLASLQGMKALNGPELDPVLRKLATLFEKKDADWIEVDFSHWGGGASEREKFNDLKSAILNKNRIAFDYFSASGQKTGRCIEPLKLLFKGQSWYVYGFCLDKEALRFFKVSRIRQLRLSADSFARTLPAGTVFETPEISASEIRLVLKIDAAMAYRVYDEFDPVAITKDQDGSFMVASPMPGDGWVEGYILSYGDAIEVVEPQWLREAIKKKLENSLKKYL
- a CDS encoding AAA family ATPase, which translates into the protein MKIAVTGKGGVGKTTIAATLARLYAKEGKRVIAADADPDANLALALGFTEAEADAIVPITAMKKMIAERTGVIEQNTFFKINPRVDDIPEIYSRDHEGVKLLVLGTVETAGGGCICPENVILKQLISNLILYRDEVAILDMEAGLEHLGRGTTQGMDQFIVVIEPGARSIQTYRNVKRLAKDLGVPRVGVIANKIRDEKDEAFVRSKIAEEELLGLIHFNSEVIDADRHGISPFDCSQGLIDEIIRIKERIERLQ
- a CDS encoding VWA domain-containing protein; amino-acid sequence: MKDAKWIYEDYEFDNRISNLMWTVSGDYDENMDSGEKSFISENVALYHAVTAGGRRKYINWPSVKKYVISRHRAGFNKDILLSLIAMGSDVVVEEKIIAERPGIYDIRKKAYDDILSNYYKLHTDNVLEKVRHAMILEKIGKTPMVDTETRNITRDLVDLQKREDTIDMLRGIEDIYVKYFPMFVEAESGEDYESGNNKNHIRGDFSDFMLEEMFEDPEDQDIEASIEEIAEALMGESQGDLSNVNNAADNRILRVQEEDIEKIYEKVAYYYGNSFLDINQVKKLQNRVCQGEHGSCRIHMTDGVIRSESDNEFQQKYVQRHQIKNIDVFRANYKVFKRNINKLKESMSRTLVQEEIVDAIPSDAGQLIPNKLWRIGRSSNNKVFVKNIDNNKGSFVVDILIDSSGSQRRNQSKVAIQAYILAHALTLVGIPNRVLGFSSFLDYTVIKRFRDYESPLSANDNIFEYYCSGNNRDGLAIKATCEDLMKRREDNKILIVLSDGRPNDIKVGKGQVNDLTEAYRGRIAIADTAREVRSARQQGIMILGVFTGKEQDLMAEKLIYGKDFAYIKDINRFADMVIKYLKQIIMN
- a CDS encoding MoxR family ATPase encodes the protein MRLTQELLKQGISEKLLDDIKYFKHFYKLGENLQDRVPSTETVFYGKDIWSMCITAILEGENILLSGPKATGKNVLADNICELFNRPQWNTSFHVNTDSSSLIGTDTFIDNEVRLRRGSVYECAINGGFGVFDEINMAKNDALVVLHSALDYRKVIDVPGYEKIKLHEATRFIGTMNYEYAGTKELNEALVSRFMTIDIPQIEEETLMIILKEYFPDANEEILPQFAGIFLDLQEKSKNSEISTKSVDLRGIIGSLKTIRRGLKPMLAVDMGVVGKTFDQFEKEIVLDVIKTRIREGWEASDVFTSR
- a CDS encoding AAA family ATPase, which encodes MGHIIALAGKGGVGKTTLCGLLIQYLCDAGKVPVLAVDADANSNLNEVLGIEAGPTMGELREIIERAGVDPSYEIPEGITKATYMEMRMNDAITEEKDYDLMVMGRSQGQGCYCFVNGIVQTQIQRLQTNYPVIVVDNEAGMEHISRGLLPKIDTMILVSDCSRRGVQAAGRISRLISELKVQPTKIGLIINRAPEGKLDPGTLEEVQIQELPLLGVVPQDQQVYQYDCDGKPIIKLPDDSPVRAALKQIADNLQL
- a CDS encoding GyrI-like domain-containing protein, with amino-acid sequence MNYEVVQLTEKQIAGLKIRTSNNDPQMVEKIGTTWQRFYGDGIGASLTGRENDKCIGLYSDYENGVTGDYDVMVGCEVAAGVSQPAQVEKKTIAAGNYAKFIVQGDVQQAVGDFWMKLWGMELDRRFGSDFEEYQPGEDMANAEIHIYISLN
- a CDS encoding kinase yields the protein MALDQIKQFIESKGWPYHFTDVEELGSIDFEYLGVNYHVWEFRDDQCGVESNVKSIGKLEEFLGDYQNDLIAIMEKWGE
- a CDS encoding TetR/AcrR family transcriptional regulator: MRNQEVKKNDRRTRYTRKAIKEAFLDELTKKKFGKISVTAICQICEINRGTFYLHYYDLDDVLDDVLNDALADTSDVLDQVLCPDKMNCTYPFCEKMQSNQEFRPLFFDEIAASRLIGKMSDLAKEDFVTRLMQSSILTYEQAEAIFYFQINGCLTINQMMFKNHCTDWKKIQQTIDGFLRAGIQAFLDPDRA